The Toxoplasma gondii ME49 chromosome XI, whole genome shotgun sequence region GTGGTGTCCAACTGATGTCGACTGTTGCGTCCAGCCTGTATCCCAGCACCTCCCTTGGCTGACTCCGCCTTCACCCGCTGTTGTGAATTCACAGTATCTGCCGAGTATCCACCCCCTGACATGTCTCCGCGGCCTGCATCACTTTCCCAGCCAGACGTCGATTGTTCCTTATGTATTCCACCACTGTTGCAATTGTTCGCCTCCTCAGTGTCATGGATATGAAGCGTCACTGACCACACGCGAATCAAATGCTCGACTGTATGggtcttttctttctgaaCTAGCGAACGATACACTCGCACAAGACGCTGTGGGTTGCTGGTCCGGACAGTGCTTGTCTGGAAGTGGtaagaggagaggaagctaCCAAACTCTCCAGAGTCCTCACAGCCCATGCAGGCACGTTCCGCATCCAGCGAGAGATATTCCCTATCACCTGGCAGTGGCATCGGATTTCGCGATCTCGGTCCTGGCGACGTGGACGTTCCTGTCGACTGACCCGCCTCAATGTTTACACAGGACAtgagtctctctgtctggcCCACAAGTTCTTTCACGTCTAAAACGGCTTTCCACAATTgagcctctctttctccgagCCCTACAGGCACGTCACCTTTGGAAGGAAACGCACGGTCTTCTAGGCTCGCAGAATGGATAAATGGCTTTTCGCTGGCGGCGCATGATCTACGTCCCGTGTGCCGCTGATCCGGGAGGGGGGGAGTTGGGCTCTTGGACGCTTTGCTAACTTCATGGTCCGTGCCATCACACACCGCTGAAGCTCGCTGTGACAGAAAATTATTCGGCGAAAGCGTGGACGTGTGCGATTTCAGTGGCACTCCGCCTGTAGCTCCAGCGACTGGCGTCTCTGCACCTCGTTGTGTCGACCGCGGTAGTGGTTTCAGGACCAGACAAAAGAGTAACGTCTTCAAAAGAACTGGAGAACTGACACAGCCCTGCGCGGTGTACTCAGCTAAATCGTGCTTGTGACATCCAACAACTCTTCCATGTTTATCTTGGAAGTAGTACTTCCCTCCTCCACCGGATTCTAAACGACGACCTGTGAGAAAAGCAGCATCGATGAGCAGCACTGCCACACCTCTGTCAACAATACATACCTTGGCACAGGGCACAAACCCCCTCTTCCCCTCCCCCCACCCCGCCCTCTCTGCGCATGAGAGTCCCCGAAAACTAGAACAGAAACGGCTGCATACTTCCAAAACATAAAGCGATGCGGAAGGACGTTAATGTAGTATGATCCACGTTACATTCTATCGCTAAACTATATAACGGCCTTAAGGTACGCCGGGGATAACAGGTCAGATAATATTGGGAGTTCTAATCCTCGGATTGTATCAGCACCTCCACGTCGGCTCATTACTCCCTTGTTATTGAACAATATTCTGAAGTCCAACACTGTAACTACGGAAGGAATGTCAACTCACAGTTGTCTGGGTAACACATCGAGAAACCGTTTCGGTTGCCAGCTCCCGTATTTCACTGATACAAAGTAAACACTTGGCGCGCGTCGGATCCAAATGTCTCCCTCAATTCGCTCCGTGAGATGCAATACCCGAGTAGTTTTCTGGAAGCTACAAGAGATTGCCGTCGCTGTCAAACGCAGATCCTTGACGTGCACTTACCTTGTGTGCAGAGCAGCAGACCTCCCTGCGAACtgaaaaaagggaaaaaaTCCTCTAGCAAACGCACCGTCTTCGCCTGAGAGCAACAACGAAACAACAAGCACACATCTACCACCAATGATCAACGTTACGTACGCGGCACGACAAAAAAGGAGCAATGGCGATGCATTGAGCACCTGTACCACAGACAAGCAACAACTGCCCTTCAAATTCCAGAGTTCCCCTGACCTGAAAGGCCTCACGAACTTACTGGTGTCGACGCACCAGCTAGTATTCCGTATCAATCGAATAAGAAGATAGGTATGCATCTGGCGTTTGGCGCACCTGGTCACCATCGTTGAAGGCAGCACAAGTTGGCAGTGGTGCTGGAATCGGAGAATCCCAACAGCCCATCTCTGATCGACGGAAAAACAAGCGAACCAAGTTCAGCACCTTCGGAACCAACACAGAGAAATTAGTTCGCCGTTTTCCAAATTCCTCGATCAACTCGCGGACCAAAGTGTGGCCATTATCTGGCATGTCGTCCTTTTCGGCATTACCTTGGAGAACTACCGTGCTGCTGGAATTCGTCACTTGGCTGCACTTGGCGTTGCGGTCGTCTTCATTGATGCACGGATCCCATGAACAGGAATTACCGTGGTACAGCTCCCCTGTGAACTCAGTGGAAAGTTCACGATCAAGACCATATGCGCCACTGTCGTCGACTACACGGCTGCTGATTGTGACTGAAAGTTCCCTGTTTGGGAAATTGTCAAAGGCCCGTTGACTTCGAATGCTGGTCTCGCAGGTCGAGGGTATGCTACGGGGGACTTCTGATGCAAATACATCAGGCACAGAAACGTCCTCTCTATCGTCTACACACCCCTTATTCAAGGCACCACCTGTCCCCAGTGCCGCTTTGTCTCCGACAATGCCGCTACCGACGGAAGATGGTAAGCTTGCATCTACGCTATCAGATACGACGGAGGCACACATTCTGTGACCTTCACCATCCGCTACACACACGTCGGGAGTTTCTCCTGAGGGTCTCAATATTGACTCGCTGACGGTAAGAGATGGAAAATGAGGCGCTAACGGCGTATCTGTCTCGCTGCCATCCACCGGTTGACTTTCTGTGTCGCCGAACATATGTGGAGCAAGGCCCTCAGACACTTCCTGACTTGAGGCCCTGGTGTTCCTTCCACCGGAAAAGGACTCAGAGAGCTCTTCACTAAATATCCCAACAAACTTGCCGCTGAATTCGTCACCGACTGAACAAACGTTGTCAATGTGCAGGCTCTTGGCATGAGCCGCGTGCCGCGGACCGTGCCGGACTTGTTCAAGATCGGCCGACATTTTCTGAAACTCTTTCCCACACGCTGGAATCTCTTTTTCCATCACTATTCTGAATGTGTTACCGCCTCTCGATTA contains the following coding sequences:
- a CDS encoding hypothetical protein (encoded by transcript TGME49_314700) produces the protein MEKEIPACGKEFQKMSADLEQVRHGPRHAAHAKSLHIDNVCSVGDEFSGKFVGIFSEELSESFSGGRNTRASSQEVSEGLAPHMFGDTESQPVDGSETDTPLAPHFPSLTVSESILRPSGETPDVCVADGEGHRMCASVVSDSVDASLPSSVGSGIVGDKAALGTGGALNKGCVDDREDVSVPDVFASEVPRSIPSTCETSIRSQRAFDNFPNRELSVTISSRVVDDSGAYGLDRELSTEFTGELYHGNSCSWDPCINEDDRNAKCSQVTNSSSTVVLQGNAEKDDMPDNGHTLVRELIEEFGKRRTNFSVLVPKVLNLVRLFFRRSEMGCWDSPIPAPLPTCAAFNDGDQAKTVRLLEDFFPFFSSQGGLLLCTQGRRLESGGGGKYYFQDKHGRVVGCHKHDLAEYTAQGCVSSPVLLKTLLFCLVLKPLPRSTQRGAETPVAGATGGVPLKSHTSTLSPNNFLSQRASAVCDGTDHEVSKASKSPTPPLPDQRHTGRRSCAASEKPFIHSASLEDRAFPSKGDVPVGLGEREAQLWKAVLDVKELVGQTERLMSCVNIEAGQSTGTSTSPGPRSRNPMPLPGDREYLSLDAERACMGCEDSGEFGSFLSSYHFQTSTVRTSNPQRLVRVYRSLVQKEKTHTVEHLIRVWSVTLHIHDTEEANNCNSGGIHKEQSTSGWESDAGRGDMSGGGYSADTVNSQQRVKAESAKGGAGIQAGRNSRHQLDTTGVGERIENMADTHSHVNRCLEQTAVGETSSLTRKEDRGAMWRPCVSLLWVKPLPLEQSMMKWSRRSVMTEASLSDCCENNSMAYTFPSVVSGGRSYDERSHTVNNVNERDELQPHRVASCASTRLPSHPSSATYTPSLLSPVSCVRGASPGRGSRDDMLQHSLDLAGLESLKRGRHMTAWLARRVATSRLQGLSIRDGEGTTRERAQFTNTNRDNVFPLNEEGANERCNDWERGSRGSAGTDEQEEDLHSLLVPKSRRVSGTGRLGGGYSAGRIIRGCVNGIRQHTLLPHKEKTRLSSEVDGEFDFVVPGRRRISMGGPSSASKPHGGRRGELVEQMDKIRVCQMKDMCGKLTPLLSQVQDVDSLNILRTLVESAFSTRMKARLSAGPGAPMHENSSDTDSGLVQELKQSVANDMCIGGCSHGEWRWTSGQLPVQGLRVSHEAGELQLSQCSFNSAVRRLSAKQKVSPSQLLGQRKRVGDNMIHDIREFDWVCRANESWKRQKRGGS